The following proteins are encoded in a genomic region of Neoarius graeffei isolate fNeoGra1 chromosome 6, fNeoGra1.pri, whole genome shotgun sequence:
- the rab11a gene encoding ras-related protein Rab-11A — MGTRDDEYDYLFKVVLIGDSGVGKSNLLSRFTRNEFNLESKSTIGVEFATRSIQVDGKTVKAQIWDTAGQERYRAITSAYYRGAVGALLVYDIAKHLTYENVERWLKELRDHADSNIVIMLVGNKSDLRHLRAVPTDEARAFAEKNGLSFLETSALDSTNVETAFQTILTEIYRIVSQKQMSDRRDNDISPSNNVVSIQVQPTENKPKMQCCQNI, encoded by the exons ATGGGAACAAGAGATGATGAGTACGACTACTTGTTTAAAG tggttCTGATTGGAGATTCTGGTGTGGGGAAGAGTAACCTTCTGTCCCGTTTCACCCGCAACGAGTTCAACCTGGAAAGTAAAAGCACCATTGGTGTGGAGTTTGCTACTCGTAGCATTCAGGTGGATGGGAAGACCGTAAAAGCCCAGATATGGGACACGGCTGGGCAGGAGCGTTACAGAGCCATCACTTCAGC GTATTATCGTGGTGCTGTGGGGGCTCTGCTGGTGTATGACATTGCCAAGCATCTGACCTATGAGAATGTGGAGCGCTGGCTGAAGGAACTGAGGGACCATGCAGACAGCAACATTGTTATCATGCTGGTTGGCAACAAAAGTGATCTGCGCCATCTCCGGGCTGTGCCCACTGATGAGGCTCGCGCATTCGCAG AGAAGAATGGGTTGTCTTTCCTGGAGACATCAGCTCTGGATTCCACCAATGTGGAGACAGCCTTTCAGACCATCCTGACTG AAATTTACCGCATCGTGTCCCAGAAACAGATGTCGGACCGCCGGGACAACGACATCTCGCCCAGCAACAACGTGGTGTCCATCCAGGTGCAGCCCACTGAGAATAAGCCAaaaatgcagtgttgccagaacaTCTAG